A window of the Vespa velutina chromosome 7, iVesVel2.1, whole genome shotgun sequence genome harbors these coding sequences:
- the LOC124950290 gene encoding glycogen debranching enzyme, which translates to MDSMLAIKHFFGNAVQMLMRKFKSFLQHLCKCRYLRFLLSCAIDKNMTERGPSAESQDSQQVRVLTLNKGEHLDGILYRLKKGWKVEFKLGASLLGKTLDVFTNHPLSNDQKFERHTYYQLPWINDSANLLLTLPGSFHYYVMDSGTESRIKAIASGYLMVDPELKVGERGELLPLDCIQCQTVLAKSLGPFSTWENKLLVARNSGYNVIHFTPIQELGLSKSSYSLSDQLKLNPLFNDGNTVITFDDIDEFINKIRNEWKMLSICDVVLNHTANESPFLVSHPECTYNCLNSPHLRPAYILDAALFELTIQVASGEWEFKGIPTVVETEDHLNSIRHALHSYFLPLVKIHELYILDINETIAEFLNLARTQIPQDVNELPTEDISVIKDPKFRRLKATIDMPLALKKYNTYRADSFDEETRLKRCAEDLRKKLQELNDVIINEIQNHLNAAVENTVAGIRYFRVQADGPRLKEISERNPLVPRYFTDYGTPKSLVEREATMFSEAGCYLMVHNGWVMNGDPLKNFADPDSNIYIRRELIAWGDSVKLRYGEKPEDSPFLWDHMTKYVEQTAKIFDGIRLDNCHSTPIPIAEHMLDAARQIRPDLYVVAELFTNSDQKDNIFVNRLGITSLIREAMSAWDSHEEGRLVYRYGGEPVGAFLPSRKRPLVPSIAHALFLDQTHDNPSPIEKRSVFDLLPSTGLVSMACCASGSNRGYDELVPHHIHVVDETRQYASWTDDDNLADGIKFVNHQNGIIIAKRALNELHYTLGKEKFSQVFVDQMDTDVVAVTRHSPSTHDSVVLVAFTAFKHPDPNANDLRRYIKPLRVEGVVEEIILEASLSHSGTKNGTSPFLYPQKFVKDENIINGMSEYVINLKEHIQICDSTMLEKVDSGDPKITQLNFINFIPGSVIAIRVSLHANIKPALAKLQNTISLITSNKSSDLRVIVSRMDLVDLNKAIYRCDQEERDETSNKFGVYDIPGYGPLVYAGLQGVISVLADIRPNNDLGHPLCANLRQGNWLMDYIWQRLKEDHGTKALGEWLEEVAEPFKLIPRYLVPSYFDVVVTNVYITLLEQCYALMSSFVKNGSTFIKILSLVSVQMGGIVKSAQLPDLSPNLDPPKPKVIQYNGETEQLCLTLSAGLPHFTVGYMRNWGRDTFIALRGLLLLTGRHQEARFIILGFAGTLRHGLMPNLLDKGKNARYNCRDALWWWLYTIQCYIQEVPNGLKILSDKISRLFPSDDSPSLPAGQVDQPLYDVIQEALMVHFQGLCFRERNAGKQIDEHMTDRGFNNQIGVHPETGFVFGGNDANCGTWMDKMGSSEKAGNKGKPATPRDGSAIEIIGLSKSILSFLAELYKQNLFPYGSVQRKNRDGSVVTWSYKQWADKISANFEKYFYINEVPTEGELKPELIHRRGIFKDSHGATQEWADYQLRPNFPITMIVAPELFNPHHAWTALKKVEEILLGPLGMKTLDPADWAYNGYYDNSNDSNDTKLAHGWNYHQGPEWIWPMGYFLRARLYFAPLVGGVDELRRTIESTEIIISRHFVEASTNHWRGLPELTNKDGEYCRDSCRTQAWSASSILEVLHDLDKIKQKLQSENQDSIN; encoded by the exons atggATTCAATGCTTGCAATAAAGCATTTTTTTGGAAATGCAGTACAAATGCTTATGAGGAAATTTAAGAGCTTTTTACAACATCTATGTAAATGCCGCTATTTGAGGTTTCTCTTGTCTTGT gcaatagataaaaatatgacTGAACGTGGTCCATCTGCAGAGAGCCAGGACTCTCAACAAGTAAGAGTCTTGACTCTAAATAAAGGAGAACATCTTGATGGAATTTTATATCGACTTAAAAaag gaTGGAAAGTGGAATTCAAGCTTGGAGCTTCTCTTCTTGGAAAGACACTTGATGTTTTTACTAATCATCCATTATCAAATGatcaaaaatttgaaagacACACATATTACCAGTTACCTTGGATAAATGATTCTGCTAATTTACTTCTAACTTTACCCGGTTCctttcattattatgttatGGATTCTGG TACTGAATCAAGAATAAAAGCCATTGCTTCTGGATATTTGATGGTGGATCCTGAATTAAAAGTTGGTGAACGTGGAGAATTATTACCATTAGATTGTATTCAATGTCAAACTGTACTGGCAAAAAGTTTAGGACCCTTTTCCACTTgggaaaataaattactaGTGGCTCGTAACTCTGGATATAATGTTATACATTTTACACCAATTCAG gAATTAGGATTGTCTAAATCATCCTACAGTTTAAGTGaccaattaaaattgaatccTCTCTTCAATGATGGAAATACAGTAATTACTTTTGACGATATtgatgaatttataaataaaattcgtaaTGAATGGAAA ATGTTAAGTATATGTGATGTTGTTTTAAATCATACAGCAAATGAAAGTCCCTTCTTAGTCTCTCATCCAGAATGTACATACAACTGTCTTAACAGTCCTCATTTACGTCCTGCATACATTTTAGACGCTGCTTTATTTGAATTAACAATTCAGGTTGCTTCTGGAGAGTGGGAATTTAAAGGTATTCCTACAGTAGTTGAAACTGAGGATCATTTAAAT tCTATTCGTCATGCTCtgcattcatattttttaccacttgtaaaaattcatgaattgtatatattggatattaatgaaacaatagcagaatttttaaatttagcaCGAACTCAAATCCCTCAAGATGTTAATGAATTACCAACAGAAGACATATCAGTAATAAAAGATCCTAAATTTCGTAGATTAAAAGCAACTATAGACATGCCACTTgctcttaaaaaatataatacatatag AGCTGATAGTTTTGATGAGGAAACTCGCCTGAAACGTTGTGCAGAAgatcttagaaaaaaattacaagaacTTAATgatgtaattataaatgaaattcaaaatCATTTGAATGCAGCTGTTGAAAATACAGTTGCAGGTATACGATATTTTAGAGTGCAGGCAGATGGACCCAGACTTAAGGAAATTAGTGAAAGAAACCCGCTTGTACCTCG ATATTTTACTGATTATGGAACTCCTAAATCATTAGTTGAAAGAGAAGCAACAATGTTTTCAGAGGCTGGTTGTTATCTGATGGTTCATAATGGATGGGTTATGAATGGTGatcctttaaaaaattttgctgATCCTGATTCAAATATCTATATTCGAAGAGAACTTATTGCATGGGGTGATAGCGTAAAGCTTAG ATATGGTGAAAAACCAGAAGATTCTCCTTTCTTGTGGGATCATATGACAAAATATGTAGAGCAAACTGCCAAAATTTTTGATGGTATACGTCTTGATAACTGTCATTCTACACCTATTCCTATTGCTGAg CACATGTTAGACGCTGCTCGTCAGATTCGTCCTGATTTGTATGTAGTTGCAGAACTATTTACGAATTCTGATCAAAAAGATAACATTTTTGTTAATCGTCTTGGCATTACATCTTTGATCAGAg agGCAATGTCTGCATGGGACAGTCATGAAGAAGGACGATTAGTTTACCGATATGGAGGAGAACCCGTTGGAGCTTTTTTGCCATCACGTAAACGACCGTTAGTACCATCTATAGCTCATGCTCTCTTCTTGGATCAAACTCATGATAATCCTAGTCCAATCGAAAAACGAAGTGTTTTTGATTTACTTCCAAGTACTGGACTTGTATCAATGGCATGTTGTGCTAGTGGAAGCAATCGAGGATATGATGAATTAGTACCGCATCAT atTCATGTTGTTGATGAAACAAGACAATATGCATCATGGACAGATGATGATAATTTAGCAGATggtataaaatttgtaaaccATCAAAACGGTATAATTATAGCTAAAAGGGCTTTGAACGAACTACATTATACTCTTGGCAAAGAGAAATTTTCCCAA GTATTTGTTGATCAAATGGATACTGATGTAGTTGCAGTAACAAGGCATTCACCTTCTACTCATGACAGTGTCGTTTTAGTTGCCTTTACAGCATTCAAACATCCTGATCCTAATGCTAATGATTTGAGAAGATATATAAAGCCATTAAGAGTAGAAGGTGTTGTAGAAGAAATCATTTTGGAAGCTTCATTATCACACAGTGGAACAaa AAATGGTACATCTCCATTTCTTTATCCGCAAAAGTTTgttaaagatgaaaatatcataaatggAATGTCTGAATATGTTATCAATCTAAAAGAACATATTCAGATTTGTGATTCTACTATGTTAGAAAAAGTTGATTCAGGAGATCCTAAAATAACACAGCTTaactttatcaattttataccTGGTTCTGTCATTGCTATTCG GGTATCTCTTCATGCTAATATAAAGCCTGCTCTAGCCAAACTTCAAAATACTATTTCTTTAATCACATCAAACAAAAGCTCAGACTTGCGAGTTATTGTATCTCGCATGGATCTTGTAGATTTGAATAAAGCCATCTATAGATGTGATCAAGAAGAACGTGATGAAACTTCAAATAAATTTGGGGTATATGACATACCTGGTTATGGACCTTTAGTCTATGCAGGATTACAag GTGTTATATCTGTGTTAGCAGATATTCGACCAAACAATGATCTTGGTCATCCTTTATGTGCTAATTTAAGACAGGGAAATTGGTTGATgg ATTATATTTGGCAACGACTTAAGGAAGATCATGGCACTAAGGCTCTTGGAGAATGGTTGGAGGAAGTAGCTGAaccatttaaattaattcccCGTTATTTAGTACCAAGCTATTTTGATGTGGTTGTTACTAATGTTTACATAACATTATTAGAACAATGTTATGCTTTAATGTCAAG TTTTGTGAAGAATGGttctacttttattaaaatactatCTTTAGTCTCAGTACAAATGGGAGGTATAGTAAAATCAGCTCAATTACCAGACTTATCGCCAAATTTAGATCCTCCTAAGCCAAAAGTGATACAATATAATGGAGAAACAGAACAACTATGTTTGACATTATCAGCAGGTCTACCACACTTTACAGTAGGATACATGAGAAATTGGGGTAGAGATACATTTATTGCTTTAAGAGGTTTACTTCTTTTAACGGGTAGACATCAAGAAGCTAGATTCATAATCCTAGGTTTTGCTGGTACGTTACGACATGGTTTAATGCCAAATCTTttagataaaggaaaaaatgcaag GTATAATTGTCGCGATGCCTTGTGGTGGTGGTTATATACTATTCAATGTTATATTCAAGAAGTTCCAAATGGTTTAAAAATTCTATCTGATAAAATTTCAAGACTCTTTCCCAGTGATGATTCTCCTTCATTACCAGCAGGACAAGTT GATCAACCTTTATATGATGTTATACAAGAGGCACTTATGGTACATTTTCAAGGACTTTGCTTCAGAGAAAGAAATGCTGGAAAACAAATTGATGAGCACATGACTGATAGAGgatttaataatcaaattggTGTACATCCAGAAACAGGTTTTGTTTTTGGAGGTAATGATGCTAATTGTGGAACATGGATGGATAAAATGGGATCATCTGAAAAAGCTGGTAACAAAGGAAAACCTGCTACACCAAGAGATGGCTCAGCTATAGAAATAATTGGTCTTAGTAAAAGTATTTTGAGTTTTCTAGCTGAATTATATAAGCAAAATCTTTTCCCTTATGGCAGTGTTCAAAGGAAAAATCGTGATG gaTCTGTAGTAACTTGGAGTTATAAACAATGGGCAGATAAAATATCagcaaattttgaaaaatatttttacataaatgaAGTGCCCACAGAAGGTGAATTAAAACCTGAATTAATCCATCGTCGCGGCATATTTAAGGATAGTCATGGAGCCACACAGGAATGGGCAGATTATCAATTACGTCCTAATTTTCCAATTACTATGAtagtt gcTCCAGAATTGTTTAATCCACATCATGCATGGACAGCATTGAAGAAAgtcgaagaaattttattaggaCCATTAGGAATGAAAACATTAGATCCTGCAGATTGGGcatataatggttattatgataattcaaATGATTCTAATGATACTAAACTTGCACATGGATGGAATTATCATCAAGGACCA GAATGGATTTGGCCAATGGGTTATTTTCTTAGAGCTCGTTTATATTTTGCCCCATTAGTTGGGGGTGTAGATGAATTGCGCCGCACGATTGAATCAactgaaattattatttcacgaCATTTTGTCGAAGCATCTACAAATCATTGGCGTGGTCTTCCTGAACTTACTAATAAGGATGGAGAATATTGTAGAGATAGTTGTCGAACACAAGCATGGAGTGCTTCATCTATACTAGAG GTTCTCCATGATTTAgataaaatcaaacaaaaattacaaTCTGAAAATCAAGATtcaataaattga
- the LOC124950293 gene encoding uncharacterized protein LOC124950293 isoform X1, translating to MEIVHWHILFAVYFIFIIFIAEYYAQTEIYEDYNMDPEFDYSQLGSTIEYEETSYSSHTNIVIHKTLDKKVKCDEDQILFYLAKLQVINPEGILLIASYKDIEYFCRKIVESLDSIDNVMQACTPLPEDHLYMQLIAGLRVLNSKLCVYENYQSIFRKYMKCYQELHDEYLDCVGPTDWTENMEIHDLCDQFKAISDCYYTLTAVLCGIEAAKILKELVVQVITAVIWTNCPNVYKDPVVSDPMPDLMNSKSSCNTSINFIIVIIFINIL from the exons atgGAAATTGTACATTGGCACATATTATTTgctgtttattttatttttataattttcattgcaGAATACTATGCTCAAACTGAAATATATGAGGATTATAACATGGATCCTGAATTTGATTATTCACAATTAGGCAGTACTATTGAATATGAAGAAACTAGTTATTCTTCTCATACAAACATTGTTATACATAAAA CATTagataaaaaagttaaatgCGATGAGGACCAGATATTATTTTACCTGGCTAAACTACAAGTTATTAATCCAGaaggtatattattaattgcttCATATAAGgacattgaatatttttgtag gaaaatagtTGAAAGTCTTGATTCAATTGATAATGTAATGCAAGCATGTACACCCTTGCCAGAAGATCACTTATATATGCAACTTATAGCAGGATTAAGAGTACTAAACAGTAAACTTTgtgtatatgaaaattatcaatCTA tATTCAGAAAATATATGAAGTGTTATCAAGAACTCCATGATGAATATTTGGACTGTGTAGGACCAACAGATTGGACAGAAAATATGGAAATTCATGACTTGTGcga CCAATTTAAAGCTATATCTGATTGTTACTATACATTAACTGCCGTGTTATGTGGTATCGAAGCTGCAAAAATTCTTAAGGAACTCGTTGTACAAGTTATAACTGCTGTTATTTGg ACTAACTGCCCCAATGTATACAAGGATCCAGTTGTTTCAGATCCTATGCCAGACCTTATGAATTCCAAGTCATCTTGTAATACctctatcaattttataattgtaataatatttataaatatattataa
- the LOC124950293 gene encoding uncharacterized protein LOC124950293 isoform X2, translated as MDPEFDYSQLGSTIEYEETSYSSHTNIVIHKTLDKKVKCDEDQILFYLAKLQVINPEGILLIASYKDIEYFCRKIVESLDSIDNVMQACTPLPEDHLYMQLIAGLRVLNSKLCVYENYQSIFRKYMKCYQELHDEYLDCVGPTDWTENMEIHDLCDQFKAISDCYYTLTAVLCGIEAAKILKELVVQVITAVIWTNCPNVYKDPVVSDPMPDLMNSKSSCNTSINFIIVIIFINIL; from the exons ATGGATCCTGAATTTGATTATTCACAATTAGGCAGTACTATTGAATATGAAGAAACTAGTTATTCTTCTCATACAAACATTGTTATACATAAAA CATTagataaaaaagttaaatgCGATGAGGACCAGATATTATTTTACCTGGCTAAACTACAAGTTATTAATCCAGaaggtatattattaattgcttCATATAAGgacattgaatatttttgtag gaaaatagtTGAAAGTCTTGATTCAATTGATAATGTAATGCAAGCATGTACACCCTTGCCAGAAGATCACTTATATATGCAACTTATAGCAGGATTAAGAGTACTAAACAGTAAACTTTgtgtatatgaaaattatcaatCTA tATTCAGAAAATATATGAAGTGTTATCAAGAACTCCATGATGAATATTTGGACTGTGTAGGACCAACAGATTGGACAGAAAATATGGAAATTCATGACTTGTGcga CCAATTTAAAGCTATATCTGATTGTTACTATACATTAACTGCCGTGTTATGTGGTATCGAAGCTGCAAAAATTCTTAAGGAACTCGTTGTACAAGTTATAACTGCTGTTATTTGg ACTAACTGCCCCAATGTATACAAGGATCCAGTTGTTTCAGATCCTATGCCAGACCTTATGAATTCCAAGTCATCTTGTAATACctctatcaattttataattgtaataatatttataaatatattataa